A stretch of the Orcinus orca chromosome 1, mOrcOrc1.1, whole genome shotgun sequence genome encodes the following:
- the BTG2 gene encoding protein BTG2, with translation MSQASWTGKRTDMLPEIAAAVGFLSSLLRTRGCVNEQRLQVFSGALQEALTEHYKHHWFPEKPSKGSGYRCIRINHKMDPIISKVASQIGLSQPQLHRLLPSELTLWVDPYEVSYRIGEDGSICVLYEEAPVATSYGLLTCKNQMMLGRSSPSKNYIMAVSS, from the exons ATGAGCCAGGCCAGCTGGACCGGGAAGAGAACAGACATGCTCCCGGAGATCGCCGCCGCTGTGGGCTTCCTCTCCAGCCTTCTGAGGACCCGGGGCTGCGTGAACGAGCAGCGACTTCAGGTTTTCAGCGGGGCTCTCCAGGAAGCCCTGACGG AGCACTACAAACACCACTGGTTTCCTGAAAAACCATCCAAGGGCTCTGGCTACCGCTGCATCCGAATCAACCACAAAATGGACCCCATCATCAGTAAAGTGGCTAGCCAGATTGGACTCAGCCAGCCTCAGCTGCACCGGCTGCTGCCCAGTGAGCTGACCCTGTGGGTGGACCCCTATGAGGTGTCCTACCGCATTGGGGAGGATGGCTCCATCTGCGTCCTGTACGAGGAGGCCCCGGTGGCCACCTCCTACGGGCTCCTCACCTGCAAGAACCAAATGATGCTGGGCAGGAGCAGCCCCTCAAAGAACTACATCATGGCAGTCTCCAGTTAG